Genomic segment of Ewingella sp. CoE-038-23:
GTATATTTCATGTCAATATCAGGATAGTTGATATAGCACCCCTCATAGTTATCTCCAAGCATTGGCTTACCGCCAAATTCTGCGAAGTAAGCGGCATAAAAACCCTGCATCCAGCCGATAAACATCTCATCATCATTATAATCTTTCCAATATATCTGGAACTGTGCTTTTAGTAATGAGCTACGCTGGAAAACAGAAGTCGGGTTGTTGATTTCATCATTAACATTGACACAGCCACCATAAGAATCAAACTGCACCAGCATTTGATTCATTTCGGGACGGCCTGTAATGTTCAGATAATTCCACAGCGTATCCAATTCCCTCTGGCCAAACTGAGCCTTCTGATAACAGGACTTATACTTCCCGCGTTGGTTATCTCCTGAGCCATTAATAGTTTGTGTAAGATATAGCCAGTCCATCAGACGCGCATCTTTAACAGGATGGCCTTTTGAAGCGCTCATTTCTGCGTCACCGCGCAAAGCACCGTGTAAACGTATTTCATGGCGAACCTGTGGAGTAAAACCCGCAGCGGCGTTCATTGTATTCACAAAATCAACAAAGGGCTGATCTTGAATTCCACCGACGGTGCCATTGATTCCTGTATACTGCACCACCAAATTAATATCACCGGTTGAACGATGCTGAACTTTCAGTAACGCAAACAACCCTCCATTAGCTTTCGCCAGATCCGCGCTATTCCAGTCGGCATCATTATCAGCGAACCACTGCCAGTAAGCGCGCATGAAATTATCGAACTGATCCTGACTAATGAAGTCAGACCAGGGATAGGAAAGTGTCAGCAAATAGGCCTTCTGAGGGGCAACCGGCAAATCTGCAAAATAGTAATTCAGCACAATGCCAAAATTACCACCGCCCCCCCCACGACAGGCGATAAATAAATCACGATCATTACCCTCGCTAGACAAATTGACATGTTTTGCCACCATACCGTTCCCGCAGGTATTAGGGATAAGAATATCAACCCCGGAAAGCCAATCGACAGTCAGGCCATGCATACGGGAAAGCAGACCATAACCGCCTCCGGTTATATGACCACCTGCCCCGACAGAATAACAAGATCCACCAGGAATGGTGCGATTTGCGCCTTTATACAAATTGACATAGCCGTCCCAGTTCTGATTTCCACTCGACAATGAGAATTTGTAGGTTGCAGATTGATCATAAGGAGAAACGACATCACCTTCCTCACGATAAATCATACCGGTCATCAGGCTAATATCAATAATGGCTAAAGGCTGTTCTCCCTCTCCGGATAATTTATTCGCTACAAAACCTTCGTAACAATGTCCCCCACTGCGCACGGTGATTCGGTTTCCTTTTAACAGTGCATCGTTGGCGGCATCTATAACATCCTGTGTCGAGTGGCAAACATAAATATAATCAGCTCCATTACCACTGGTTGGCCATCGTAAATTAAACCCCTTCTGCAAAGTGCTATAACGCGTATCTTGTTTATCTACCAAAATAAAATCAGACATAATATCTCCCTTTGATATGACTATATAGGTTATGAATTTAATTCCTCTGCCAATTTACAAGGGCAATAAGCAGCGGAGATTAAAGACTAACAGTTAGCCTAATAGTGACAACACGTGAAGATAAAGGCTGATAAGGTCTAATAGAACAAGAGAAAACCTGTTGCGGGCTAACCGTATAAATTTAAAGAATGATAGCGCTAATGATCTAAAACACAAAGATCACACATAATAAAATCAATCTCATGCAATCAAAATGATTATGAGATCTGATGATTCTTCATATTTAATTATTATGTTTATACCCCAGTGACAATTACTAAGAAACCCTGATTACCTTATCACAGAATTACGGATTACGTTGATTACGTCTTAATAAGAGACAACCACATAAATGGAGATTCGAAATGTCTGAACAAATTAACGTAACCTTTAAATCTCGCTGGAATGGTGCAAGTGCATGGTCCGGTACTCTTGAATTTGATATGACTAATAATACAGGTGCAACGATAGTTAATCCTGAAATAAAAATTCAACTTGGCCAACACTTTACTGCATCAGCGAATACCGGTTTCGATTTCATCCAGACTGGCGATATGCTTATCGGCCATCTGGTGTCACATCTGCAAAATATCGCCAATGGTGAAACCTTAGCCTTCTCCGTAAATGCAAGTTTCCCCAACGGCGGCAATATGAACGTATTGCCAGTGGCTTATTGGGTTAATGGGAAAGATGCCATTAACGGTAATGCCAACCCAGATACCACTGCGCCAACGGCTCCTGATGGCCTTAAATCGCTCAGCGTAACCAGCAATAGCGCCTCTTTGAGCTGGAATGCTTCTACCGATAATATCGGCGTTGATCACTACGTCGTGTCTTATCAGGCCGCAGGTTCAACGGCAAAAACTCATGTGGCAACAGGTACAACCGCTGTACTGCGCAATCTTGCCTCAGCAACGACTTACACTGTTTCAGTTGTTGCGGTAGATGCAGCAGGTAATACCTCCACACCTTCTGCTGCCATTCAGGTCACCACCGAACAAGTTATTATCGACACCACAGCACCAAGTGTACCGACGGCCCTGAGCGTCAATAATGTGACTGATTCTTCAGTATCCCTGAGCTGGAATGCCTCTACGGACAACGTTGCAGTCACCGGCTATAAAGTGAAATACACCCCCGAAGGCGGCGTTAGCCAGACTATCGACGTAACAACAATAGCTTGCAACCTGAACGATTTATCTGCCGATACGCAATACAGTTTCTGCGTAGCTGCCTTTGATGCTAGCAAGAACATCTCGGCCTATAGCGAGGCGATCTCAGCGAAAACATTGCATCCTGTGGCGACCTCAATCAGCTTCGCACCTTATGTTGATGTCACCATCAATGCTAACTGGACCACCACCCCTCCCGCGATCAACACCAAATATGTCACCGAAGCATTGGCCCTCGGCGTGAAGAAATTCCATTTAGCCTTCTTGGTCGTTGATAACGGGACTAAGCAACTAATGTGGGGTAACTCTTACTTCCCTTACAACGCGATTAAGCCAATCAGTGACATCATTAATCGAGCTGGCGGTGAAGCTATCGTGGCCTTTGGTGGCGCAAGCGGCGTTGACCCTTCAGTTTGTAAAACTCAGGCAGAGCTGACCAAAATCTATCTAGATCTTAAAAAAGATTTCAATGTTAAACATATTGATTTCGATTTTGAAACCCCTAGTCAATATAACTACAAGGTGGCTTTCCCTGCCGCACTTGATGCCCAGAAACAAGAGCCATCACTGTGGTTTAGCCTGACACTACCGGTTGCGACCACTGGCCTGACAAGCGAAGGTCTAGCGATGATCAACTACGCCAAAGAAATTGGCTTAACGTTGAGCATACAGATTATGGCGATGGACTACGGTCCAGCGAATCTGGATATGGGCGATGCGGCAGTGAGTGCGATTGAAGGAACCAAGGCCAATCTGGCACAGATTTATCCGGCAAAATCAGAAGCCGATCTGTACAAGATGATTGGGGTGATCCCAATGATTGGTCAGAACGATGCAGCGGGCGAGATGTTCAGCTTCCAGGACGCAACGCAGACCGCGCAATACTCCAAACAGAAAGGGCTAAATCTGGTATCTATCTGGTCGCTGGTACGTGACTTCCCAGGGATGGGCGATCTGGCAACCTGTACTCAAAATCCTCAGCAAACTAAGGATTACGAGTACACCACAACCTTCCTGGATGCTTTGAAATAAGGTAATAAACCTAAAGTTTAGGTGTGCAACCGCACCCCGGATCTCACAAGATTCGGGGTGCAACGTTGATCAAAAGGCTTTTTTGGCGTAACCGGTCACCACTTTCAGGCCCATTTCGCGGCCCAGCGCGGTCATCGGGTGAACCACCACGATGCCACGCACGGTTTTCTTCAGCGTGCCCATGTCGGCCTGCTCTTTCTTAGTGATTTCGCGGCTAAATGGCAGCGTTTCCAGCTTTTGCGCTTCTTTGCTCAGCTTCTTAACGCGCACGTCTTTCAGGCGAGCGATTTCGGCCGCCAGCTTCTCTTTCTCTTCTTCATGCTTGGCAATCAGCTCAGCGTTACCCTGTTGGATAACGGTCGCATCTTTGTGGTTCAACGCGTCCAGCATGTCACTGAGGCGTTTGATTTCGGCTTTTTCGACTTCTTTCATAGTATTTTCGACCCGTAGGTGCCGCAGCGGGCACGATGTTGCTAAAGACAATAGCCGCTAGTGTATCAGGAAGTGCGGGTTTCATCAGCCCGCGCATCATCGGTAGTTTCCGCCAGCCCCGGCGGCAAGCCGCTCATCTCACAGGCTCGCTGCCCCAGGCGCGCCAGCGCGGCGGTGTAACGCACGTCGAAAGGGTAACAGCAGGAGAGCCGCAGGCCATTGCTGTAGCGCCCGCTCGGCGAGTACAGCGTGCCCGGCGTCAGGCAGATTTTCTCTTCAATCAGCTGCTTAAAGAGTGCCACGGTATCCACGCCCGCCGGGAAATCTACCCAAAACACAAAACCGCCCATCGGCCGAGTGGAGCGAGTTCCCTGCGGGAAATATTGCGCAATCAGCGCTCGCGCTTCGTCGACCTGCGCCTCATAGCGGCGGCGTAAACTGCGCAGATGGTGGTCGTAACCCCCTGACTCGAGGAACACCGCCAGCGTTTGCGACAGCAAAGAGGACTCGGTCATCGACGACACCGCCTTCAGCTTGCGAAGTTTGTCGGCGAAGCGCCCGCCCGCAATCCAGCCAATGCGAAAATCGGGGGCCAGCGTCTTGGTGAAGCTGGTGCAAAACAGCACCCAGCCGTACTTGTCGAAGGATTTCACCGCCGGAGAGAGCGCGTCGCTAAACTGAATTTCGGCATACAGTCCGTCTTCTATCAGCGGCACGCGATGATCGTTCATCAGGCGCGCCAGCCGTTTTTTCGCCGCCAGCGGCATGGTGAAGCCCATCGGGTTTTGCGCGGTTGGCATGGCGATCACCGCGTTTAGCCGCTTCTCATTGAGCATCAACTCGAGGGCGTCGAGGGACAGGCCGGTCTGCGGATCGGTAGGGATTTCCACCGCTTTCAGCCCAAGGCTCGCCAGCAGCGGCAGCAAATAGAAGTAGGTCGGCGTCTCCAGCCCGACGCTGTCGCCCGGCTGGGTGGTGACGCGCAGCGCCAGTTGCAGCGCTTCCATACAGCCGTGGGTCAGAGTGATGTCGGAGGCTTCCAGCATCATGCCCAGAGCCAGCGAGCGCCGGGCGATTTGCTGGCGCAGCGGCAGATTCCCCGGCGGCAGCGCGTACTGGCCAATCAAGTGTGGCTGGCGGCGCAGCAGCGAGGACATGATGCGCCCCAGTTTCGCGCCGGGGTAGAAGTCGTTGGCCTGTGGGCAAGCCAGCGAGAGATTGGTGTAGGCCGGGTTGATTTGCGCGGCAAACACGGTATCGATCAGGTCCAGCACGTTGTCGGCTGGCTCCGCCGCTGGCCCGTGGGGCAAGTGCCGCACCTCCAGGGCCGGGAGCGCCGTGCGCACGTAGAATCCCGACTGCGGCCGCGCTTCAATCAGCCCGCGATCTTCCAACCGGCGATAGGCCGCCACCACGGTATTAATGCTGACCGAATAGGTCTGGGCCGAGCGCCGCACCGAAGGCAAACGGCTGCCAGCGGGCAAGGTGCCGCGCCGAATCGCCTCAGCCAGATTATCGGCCAACAGGTTGTAGCGCGTGTCGCCCGCGCTGTTTGCATCGATCAAAGGGGTTAGCATCTCGGCCATGGTGTCAGTTCCGCAAAATTGAATGAGTACAGTTTATTTTTAGTACAACTGTAACCATGACAATAGCTTATTTTTGGTTCTGTTACCTAACTGACTGACTGTTTACTCTGGCGGTACAGATTTTTTTCCGAGGAACGCCCTATGCTGGACACCGCTTTTGTCAGTTACGTCACCGTCATGTCGATAACGCCCGGCCCGAATAACATTTTACTCGCCGCCTCTGGCGTGAATTTCGGCCTGCGCCGCACCGTGCCGATGATGCTCGGCATCACCCTTGGCTGCGTGATCCAGTGCGCACTCACCACCTCTCTTTTGGCGATTTTACTCAGCTGGATGCAGGTGATCCGCCTGCCGATGGCGGTGTTGGGCTGCGCCTATCTGTTCTGGCTGTCGTGGAAAATTTATCGCTCCGGCACGCCGGGAGAAGGTGCGGAGCAAGCACCGATGAAGATGATCCACGGCGCGCTGTTTCAGGCGGTGAACCCCAAAGCCTGGCTGATGGCGACCAACGTGGCGATCCTCTTCACCCCGCGCGAAGGGGCATTGTTAAGCCATACCTTGATGATTTGTATCGGTTTCGCGCTGATCAACCTGCCGTGCATTCTGGTTTGGGTGGTGATGGGCGACCGTCTGCGCCAGGCCCTGCGGGTGACGTGGAAGCTGAAACTGTTCAATAGCATCATGGCCGGGCTGATGGCGATCACCGCCGTCTGGCTGATGTTTGACGAGTTACGCCATGCTTTTAACTAGCGCGTTTTCTAAGTAACAAAGGGATTAACGCTGAACGGGAGAGAGCCGCGACGGCTGCTGATTGCTGATATGAGCAATCAGCCCGGTAATGGAAAGCACCATGGTGGAACGGACAATTTGCTGATAGCGCTGCTGCTGCATGGCGATCAAGGATTCGTCGGCTTCACCGGGTTTGAGGAAGGTTGGCGCAGGGGGGAGTGCGGCTACGCAGTGCAGTTCGCCAAAGGGGCCAAGGATTTCATCGTCGGTAAAACGATAGTCTTCACCGTCATAATTTAACTCTTCGCGCAGCGCCATTAGCAGCTCGGCGTCTTCATATTCATGGCGGCTGATCACGCCCAGCGCATAAATCAATTTGAGCCTGACGGACAGATCGCCCAGCGGGCCGTTGCCGGTCAATAAAGGCTCGACGGCATATTTCACCGCGTAATCGTCTTTGCGGAATACCTGAATCACCAGAATATCCAGCGCTTCAGCCAGTAATTCTACGGCAGTCATCAAGAAGCTGCGCACAGATTTTCCTGCGTTCAGTTTTTCCAGTACCCGGTTTTCAAACGCCTGTGCTTTTTCCATCGAGTTACTTACGTTAAGAATCGCGTCATGAATTACGGCTTCTGATGTGTCCATAGTCATCCGTGAGTCCCAGTTGTGTTTGAAGCTACAACGGCGCGAACCGCTGTAGCTTCATCACTTGGGCATTAATTTTTGAAAATTAGTGCTTTTTCTCGTAGATGCTCACGGCTTGGGCGACAACTTCGCCGTCTTCTGGCAGGCCTGAAACCTGAGCCAGCGCCGCTTTTGGACCGACTTTTTCCAGCAACTCTGCCCACTCTTTAGCTTGCTGATCTTCATCGCTGCGGTAGTGCATTGCGGCGGCGATACCGATCACCAAATTGTTGTGTGGCAGATTATATTCCAATGTACCCAGCAGTGGCTTGATTAAACGATCGCCCGCGCTCAGTTTACGCAATGGCTGGCGGCCAACGCGCTCAACGTCGTCATGCAGGTACGGGTTTTCGAAACGGGTGATGATTTTTTCGATGTAAGCGAAGTGCTTTTGCGGGTCAAAGCCGTAACGGTTGATCAGCACCTGACCACTCTCTTCCATCGCGCCGCGCACCACCAGACGGATTTTTTCGTCGAGAATTGCATCACGGATGGTGGCATGGCCTGCCTGCTGGCCGAGATACGCGGTGATCGCGTGACCGGTGTTCAGGGTAAACAGCTTGCGCTCGACGAACGCCATCAGGTTATCCGTTGGCTCCATACCGGCGATAGTCGGCAACGGGCCTTTGAACTGGGTCTGATCGACAATCCACTCGCTGAAGGTTTCAACCGTCACTTCCAGCGGATCCGTGGTGCCCGCCGCAGCCGGAGGCACGATACGGTCAACGGCGGAGTCAACGAAACCAACGTGGGCTTCAACCCAAGCTTTCTCATCTTCTGGCAGCGCGTTGAACACGTGCTGTTTGAACTGGCTGGTGCCACGCACCATGTTTTCACAGGCGATAATGTTCAGCGGAGACTCATTGCCCTGCTGGTGACGCAGAACCAGACCTTTCGCCACGTTCGGCGCGATTTTCTCCAGCACGGTTGGGCCAACGGCGGTGGTCACTAGGTCGACTTTAGCGATCAGGTCGATAGCTTCCTGACCTGCGCTGTTGACCGCGTTAACGTTTTTCACTGGCTCGACGCTGGCCTTCTCGCCAACCACGTGCACGTCGTAACCATGACGGCTGTTTAAGGCTTCCAGCAGCACAGGGCTGACGTCAGCGAAGGTTAATTCAACTTGCGCATCGGCCAACAGTTTACCGATAAATCCACGGCCAATATTGCCCGCGCCAAAATGTAGTGCTTTCATAACAATATTTCCTTCGAGTCCGAATCAACAAGCGGGTCTCGAAAGACCCGCTTAGTAATACTCTCGACCGTTTCCCTTGTTGGCTGATTAGCCGCGAAGGATGGTCAGAACCTCTTCAACGCTGGTGGTGTTGGCCAGACGGTCAATCACGCCATCTTCGTCCAGCGCCGTGGTCAGCTTGGTGATCACGTTGATGTGCTCATTATTACGCGCCGCGATACCAATAACCAGACGGGCTGAGTCATCTTCGTCATCGCCCCAGCGAATGCCCGCCGGGTACTGGCAGAACACGATACCGGTTTTCAGCACGCGGTCTTTCGCTTCGATAGTCCCGTGCGGTACTGCGATAGATTCGCCGAGGTAAGTCGAGGTCAGCTGCTCACGAGCCAGCATCGCTTCAACGTACTCCTGCTGAACGTAGCCGCCTTTCACCAGTTGCTCACCCGCGAAGCGGATCGCGTCTTCTTTGTTGCTCGCCTGCAAGCCGAGGAAGATGTTGCTTTCGCTCAGGCGGAACAGGTGTTCGTTCTCTTGCTCACTCACCAGGCTGTCGCTCAGCGTGGTGTTCACTTTCTCTTTGTACTGGCTGGTTTTATTCACTTCAACCAGACGGGCAGTCAGATCAGTGTACAGGCCGCTGTCGAGGAAGTTAGTCAGTGAAATGTGCTGTGCGTGTGGCACTTGGCGCATTGCACGTTCGGTCAGGTCACGGTGGGTGATAACCAAGTCAACGTCGTCCGGCAGGCTGTTAATTGCGCTGTTGGTGACGCTGATGTTAGTCAGGCCAGCATCCTGCACTTTCTTACGCAGCACGCCTGCACCCATGGCACTTGAACCCATACCTGCGTCACAAGCTACGATGATTTTACGCACGGTAGACAAGTCGCCAGCCACGCCAGCGGTAGAAGCTTTGCCGCCTTTAGACTGTGCTTTCATGTCTTGAACGCGGCGAGTGGCTTCGTCCAGATCGTCGCCCTCTTTCACTTTGCTGGTTTTCAGCAGGAAAGCAGACACGATGAAGGAGACCGCGAACGCCGCCACGATTGCCGCGATGTTAGCGAAGTAAGTGCCTTTTGGCGTCATCGCCAGAACCGCGAGGATAGAGCCCGGAGATGCAGGAGAAACCAGGCCGCCGTTCAATACGGTCAGGGTGAACACGCCAGTCATACCGCCCAGAATTACCGCCAGCAGCAGGCGCGGGTTCATCAGAACGTATGGGAAGTAAATTTCGTGGATACCACCGAAGAAGTGGATGATTGCCGCGCCGCCAGCTGACTGTTTAGCGCTGCCACGACCGAAGAACATATAGGCCATCAGTACGCCCATACCCGGACCTGGGTTAGCTTCGATCAGGAAGAAGATTGATTTACCGGTTTCAGTCGCCTGCTGGATACCCAGTGGAGAGAAGATACCGTGGTTGATGGCGTTGTTGAGGAACAGGATTTTCGCTGGTTCAACAAAGATAGAAGCCAGTGGCAGCAGGTTATGGATAACCATGATATGCACGCCAGCCGCCAACACTTTGGACAGCGCTTCCACCAGCGGGCCGATAGCTAAGAAGGCGAGGATCGCCAGCAGCATACCGATGATACCGGCTGAGAAGTTGTTAACCAGCATCTCGAAGCCGCTTTTGATTTTGCC
This window contains:
- a CDS encoding BBE domain-containing protein, producing MSDFILVDKQDTRYSTLQKGFNLRWPTSGNGADYIYVCHSTQDVIDAANDALLKGNRITVRSGGHCYEGFVANKLSGEGEQPLAIIDISLMTGMIYREEGDVVSPYDQSATYKFSLSSGNQNWDGYVNLYKGANRTIPGGSCYSVGAGGHITGGGYGLLSRMHGLTVDWLSGVDILIPNTCGNGMVAKHVNLSSEGNDRDLFIACRGGGGGNFGIVLNYYFADLPVAPQKAYLLTLSYPWSDFISQDQFDNFMRAYWQWFADNDADWNSADLAKANGGLFALLKVQHRSTGDINLVVQYTGINGTVGGIQDQPFVDFVNTMNAAAGFTPQVRHEIRLHGALRGDAEMSASKGHPVKDARLMDWLYLTQTINGSGDNQRGKYKSCYQKAQFGQRELDTLWNYLNITGRPEMNQMLVQFDSYGGCVNVNDEINNPTSVFQRSSLLKAQFQIYWKDYNDDEMFIGWMQGFYAAYFAEFGGKPMLGDNYEGCYINYPDIDMKYTDESRYTVDKNWLRLYYGDKSTQLIATKNNVDPHNIFRNELSIPLIKP
- a CDS encoding fibronectin type III domain-containing protein; translated protein: MSEQINVTFKSRWNGASAWSGTLEFDMTNNTGATIVNPEIKIQLGQHFTASANTGFDFIQTGDMLIGHLVSHLQNIANGETLAFSVNASFPNGGNMNVLPVAYWVNGKDAINGNANPDTTAPTAPDGLKSLSVTSNSASLSWNASTDNIGVDHYVVSYQAAGSTAKTHVATGTTAVLRNLASATTYTVSVVAVDAAGNTSTPSAAIQVTTEQVIIDTTAPSVPTALSVNNVTDSSVSLSWNASTDNVAVTGYKVKYTPEGGVSQTIDVTTIACNLNDLSADTQYSFCVAAFDASKNISAYSEAISAKTLHPVATSISFAPYVDVTINANWTTTPPAINTKYVTEALALGVKKFHLAFLVVDNGTKQLMWGNSYFPYNAIKPISDIINRAGGEAIVAFGGASGVDPSVCKTQAELTKIYLDLKKDFNVKHIDFDFETPSQYNYKVAFPAALDAQKQEPSLWFSLTLPVATTGLTSEGLAMINYAKEIGLTLSIQIMAMDYGPANLDMGDAAVSAIEGTKANLAQIYPAKSEADLYKMIGVIPMIGQNDAAGEMFSFQDATQTAQYSKQKGLNLVSIWSLVRDFPGMGDLATCTQNPQQTKDYEYTTTFLDALK
- a CDS encoding YibL family ribosome-associated protein; this translates as MKEVEKAEIKRLSDMLDALNHKDATVIQQGNAELIAKHEEEKEKLAAEIARLKDVRVKKLSKEAQKLETLPFSREITKKEQADMGTLKKTVRGIVVVHPMTALGREMGLKVVTGYAKKAF
- a CDS encoding PLP-dependent aminotransferase family protein, with protein sequence MLTPLIDANSAGDTRYNLLADNLAEAIRRGTLPAGSRLPSVRRSAQTYSVSINTVVAAYRRLEDRGLIEARPQSGFYVRTALPALEVRHLPHGPAAEPADNVLDLIDTVFAAQINPAYTNLSLACPQANDFYPGAKLGRIMSSLLRRQPHLIGQYALPPGNLPLRQQIARRSLALGMMLEASDITLTHGCMEALQLALRVTTQPGDSVGLETPTYFYLLPLLASLGLKAVEIPTDPQTGLSLDALELMLNEKRLNAVIAMPTAQNPMGFTMPLAAKKRLARLMNDHRVPLIEDGLYAEIQFSDALSPAVKSFDKYGWVLFCTSFTKTLAPDFRIGWIAGGRFADKLRKLKAVSSMTESSLLSQTLAVFLESGGYDHHLRSLRRRYEAQVDEARALIAQYFPQGTRSTRPMGGFVFWVDFPAGVDTVALFKQLIEEKICLTPGTLYSPSGRYSNGLRLSCCYPFDVRYTAALARLGQRACEMSGLPPGLAETTDDARADETRTS
- a CDS encoding LysE family translocator, whose translation is MLDTAFVSYVTVMSITPGPNNILLAASGVNFGLRRTVPMMLGITLGCVIQCALTTSLLAILLSWMQVIRLPMAVLGCAYLFWLSWKIYRSGTPGEGAEQAPMKMIHGALFQAVNPKAWLMATNVAILFTPREGALLSHTLMICIGFALINLPCILVWVVMGDRLRQALRVTWKLKLFNSIMAGLMAITAVWLMFDELRHAFN
- a CDS encoding MltR family transcriptional regulator, whose translation is MEKAQAFENRVLEKLNAGKSVRSFLMTAVELLAEALDILVIQVFRKDDYAVKYAVEPLLTGNGPLGDLSVRLKLIYALGVISRHEYEDAELLMALREELNYDGEDYRFTDDEILGPFGELHCVAALPPAPTFLKPGEADESLIAMQQQRYQQIVRSTMVLSITGLIAHISNQQPSRLSPVQR
- a CDS encoding mannitol-1-phosphate 5-dehydrogenase, with product MKALHFGAGNIGRGFIGKLLADAQVELTFADVSPVLLEALNSRHGYDVHVVGEKASVEPVKNVNAVNSAGQEAIDLIAKVDLVTTAVGPTVLEKIAPNVAKGLVLRHQQGNESPLNIIACENMVRGTSQFKQHVFNALPEDEKAWVEAHVGFVDSAVDRIVPPAAAGTTDPLEVTVETFSEWIVDQTQFKGPLPTIAGMEPTDNLMAFVERKLFTLNTGHAITAYLGQQAGHATIRDAILDEKIRLVVRGAMEESGQVLINRYGFDPQKHFAYIEKIITRFENPYLHDDVERVGRQPLRKLSAGDRLIKPLLGTLEYNLPHNNLVIGIAAAMHYRSDEDQQAKEWAELLEKVGPKAALAQVSGLPEDGEVVAQAVSIYEKKH
- a CDS encoding PTS mannitol transporter subunit IICBA — protein: MFSPDVKVGVQNFGRFLSNMVMPNIGAFIAWGIITALFIPTGWLPNETLAKLVGPMITYLLPLLIGFTGGRLVGGDRGGVVGAITTMGVIVGADMPMFLGAMIAGPLGGWCIKRFDRLVDGKIKSGFEMLVNNFSAGIIGMLLAILAFLAIGPLVEALSKVLAAGVHIMVIHNLLPLASIFVEPAKILFLNNAINHGIFSPLGIQQATETGKSIFFLIEANPGPGMGVLMAYMFFGRGSAKQSAGGAAIIHFFGGIHEIYFPYVLMNPRLLLAVILGGMTGVFTLTVLNGGLVSPASPGSILAVLAMTPKGTYFANIAAIVAAFAVSFIVSAFLLKTSKVKEGDDLDEATRRVQDMKAQSKGGKASTAGVAGDLSTVRKIIVACDAGMGSSAMGAGVLRKKVQDAGLTNISVTNSAINSLPDDVDLVITHRDLTERAMRQVPHAQHISLTNFLDSGLYTDLTARLVEVNKTSQYKEKVNTTLSDSLVSEQENEHLFRLSESNIFLGLQASNKEDAIRFAGEQLVKGGYVQQEYVEAMLAREQLTSTYLGESIAVPHGTIEAKDRVLKTGIVFCQYPAGIRWGDDEDDSARLVIGIAARNNEHINVITKLTTALDEDGVIDRLANTTSVEEVLTILRG